In one window of Maribacter sp. BPC-D8 DNA:
- the rpoC gene encoding DNA-directed RNA polymerase subunit beta': MARIKDNNPIKRFDKISIGLASPESILAESRGEVLKPETINYRTHKPERDGLFCERIFGPVKDYECACGKYKRIRYRGIVCDRCGVEVTEKKVRRDRVGHINLVVPVAHIWYFRSLPNKIGYLLGLPSKKLDMIIYYERYVVIQPGIAKGPEGEEIQKMDFLTEEEYLNIIDTIPQENQYLEDSDPNKFIAKMGAECLIDLLGRIDLKELSFELRHKANTETSKQRKTEALKRLQVVEALRESQENRENEPEWMIMKVIPVIPPELRPLVPLDGGRFATSDLNDLYRRVIIRNNRLKRLVEIKAPEVILRNEKRMLQEAVDSLFDNTRKASAVKTESNRPLKSLSDSLKGKQGRFRQNLLGKRVDYSARSVIVVGPELNLFECGLPKDMAAELYKPFVIRKLIERGIVKTVKSAKKIIDKKEPVVWDILENVLKGHPVLLNRAPTLHRLGIQAFQPKLIEGKAIRLHPLACTAFNADFDGDQMAVHLPLGPEAILEAQLLMLASQNILNPANGSPITVPSQDMVLGLYYMTKERKSTPEVPVKGEGLTFYSAEEVEIAFNEGMVNLNAGIKVRAKDFNEEGELVYQIIPTTVGRVLFNNHVPEAAGYINQVLNKKALRNIIGDILAVTSVPVTAAFLDKIKTMGYEFAFKGGLSFSLGDIIIPAEKMDMIGEANVQVDGIMANYNMGLITNNERYNQVIDVWTSTNAQLTELAMKRIREDQQGFNSVYMMLDSGARGSKEQIRQLTGMRGLMAKPKKSTAGGGEIIENPILSNFKEGLSILEYFISTHGARKGLADTALKTADAGYLTRRLVDVSQDVIINTEDCETLRGVEVKALKKNEEIVETLGERILGRVSLHDVYNPMTEELILQAGQQIMEVDVKRVEASPVEKIEVRSALTCEAEKGICAKCYGRNLSTNKMVQRGEAVGVVAAQSIGEPGTQLTLRTFHVGGIAGNISEDNKLEVRFSGVAEIEDLRTVTGEGSDGKPAVIVISRTSEIKVVDAKTGITLSTSNIPYGSQLFVENGAKVTKGDVICSWDPYNGVIVSEFPGKIAYENIEQGITYQVEIDEQTGFQEKVISESRNKKLIPTLLIQDAKGETLRSYNLPVGSHIMVDDGDKIKEGKILVKIPRKSAKAGDITGGLPRVTELFEARNPSNPAVVSEIDGVVSFGKIKRGNREIIIESKLGEVKKYLVKLSNQILVQENDYVRAGMPLSDGSITPEDILKIKGPSAVQQYLVNEVQEVYRLQGVKINDKHFEVVVRQMMRKVRIQDPGDTIFLENQLIHKDDFIMENDGIFGKKVVMEAGDSDNLKPGQIVTPRELRDENSLLRRGDKALVEARDAVSATATPILQGITRASLQTKSFISAASFQETTKVLNEAAVSGKIDTLEGLKENVIVGHKIPAGTGMRDYESIIVGSKEEYDEIMARKEALRF, translated from the coding sequence ATGGCTAGAATAAAAGATAATAACCCAATAAAAAGGTTCGATAAAATTTCAATAGGATTAGCTTCGCCAGAATCTATTTTGGCAGAGTCTAGAGGTGAAGTTTTAAAGCCTGAAACAATTAACTATAGAACTCACAAACCAGAACGCGATGGTTTGTTCTGTGAGCGTATTTTCGGTCCTGTAAAGGATTATGAATGTGCTTGTGGTAAATATAAACGTATACGTTACCGTGGTATCGTATGTGACCGTTGTGGTGTAGAGGTTACTGAGAAAAAAGTACGAAGAGACCGTGTAGGTCATATTAACTTGGTAGTACCAGTTGCTCATATTTGGTATTTCCGTTCTTTACCGAACAAAATAGGATACTTATTAGGTTTGCCATCCAAGAAATTGGATATGATTATTTACTACGAGCGTTATGTAGTAATTCAACCAGGTATTGCTAAAGGTCCTGAAGGTGAAGAAATTCAAAAAATGGATTTCTTAACTGAAGAAGAGTATTTAAATATTATTGATACTATTCCTCAAGAGAATCAATATTTAGAAGATTCTGACCCAAACAAGTTTATTGCTAAAATGGGAGCAGAGTGTTTAATTGATTTATTAGGTAGAATAGATCTTAAAGAACTTTCTTTCGAGTTAAGACATAAGGCAAATACTGAAACGTCTAAGCAACGTAAAACTGAAGCCTTAAAACGTTTACAGGTTGTAGAGGCATTAAGAGAATCTCAAGAGAATAGAGAAAACGAGCCAGAGTGGATGATTATGAAAGTAATTCCGGTTATACCACCAGAATTGCGTCCATTAGTTCCATTAGATGGTGGTCGTTTTGCGACTTCAGATTTAAATGATCTTTATAGAAGGGTAATTATTCGTAATAACCGTCTTAAAAGATTAGTAGAGATAAAGGCGCCAGAGGTAATTTTACGTAATGAAAAACGTATGCTTCAGGAAGCTGTCGATTCTTTGTTTGATAACACAAGAAAGGCATCTGCTGTAAAAACTGAATCTAACAGACCATTAAAATCACTTTCAGATTCTTTGAAAGGTAAGCAAGGTCGTTTCCGTCAAAACTTACTTGGTAAGCGTGTTGATTATTCTGCACGTTCGGTAATTGTTGTTGGACCAGAATTGAACTTGTTCGAATGTGGTCTTCCAAAAGATATGGCAGCTGAATTGTACAAACCTTTCGTAATTAGAAAACTAATTGAAAGAGGAATTGTAAAAACAGTTAAATCTGCGAAGAAAATTATAGATAAAAAAGAGCCTGTAGTTTGGGATATCTTAGAGAATGTATTGAAAGGTCACCCGGTTTTATTAAACAGGGCTCCTACATTACACCGTTTAGGTATTCAAGCTTTCCAGCCTAAATTAATAGAAGGTAAAGCGATTCGTCTTCACCCATTAGCATGTACTGCATTTAATGCGGATTTTGATGGGGATCAAATGGCGGTTCACTTACCATTAGGGCCAGAGGCAATCTTAGAAGCGCAATTGTTAATGCTTGCTTCTCAGAATATATTAAACCCTGCGAATGGTTCACCAATTACGGTACCATCACAGGATATGGTCTTGGGTCTGTATTACATGACCAAAGAGCGTAAATCAACACCAGAAGTTCCAGTTAAAGGTGAAGGTTTGACTTTTTATTCAGCAGAAGAGGTTGAGATTGCTTTCAATGAAGGCATGGTAAATCTTAATGCAGGAATAAAAGTTAGAGCAAAAGATTTTAATGAAGAGGGTGAGTTGGTTTATCAAATAATACCTACCACTGTTGGTCGTGTATTATTTAATAATCATGTACCTGAAGCAGCTGGTTATATTAACCAGGTTTTAAATAAGAAAGCCTTAAGAAATATCATTGGAGATATTTTAGCAGTAACAAGTGTACCGGTTACAGCTGCATTCTTAGATAAGATTAAAACTATGGGTTATGAATTCGCTTTTAAAGGTGGATTGTCCTTTAGTTTAGGGGATATTATTATTCCTGCTGAGAAGATGGATATGATTGGTGAAGCCAATGTTCAAGTTGATGGTATTATGGCTAACTATAATATGGGTCTAATAACCAACAACGAGAGATATAATCAAGTTATTGATGTTTGGACATCAACTAACGCTCAGTTAACAGAGTTGGCTATGAAACGTATCCGTGAGGATCAACAAGGTTTCAACTCAGTGTATATGATGCTTGATTCTGGTGCAAGGGGTTCTAAGGAGCAAATTCGTCAATTAACAGGTATGCGTGGTTTGATGGCTAAGCCTAAAAAATCTACTGCCGGTGGTGGTGAAATTATTGAAAACCCGATTCTTTCTAACTTTAAGGAAGGTCTTTCAATTCTTGAATACTTTATTTCTACTCACGGTGCTCGTAAGGGTCTTGCCGATACAGCTTTGAAAACGGCGGATGCGGGTTATTTAACTAGAAGACTAGTTGATGTTTCTCAAGATGTTATTATTAACACTGAAGATTGTGAAACTCTAAGAGGTGTAGAAGTTAAGGCGCTTAAGAAGAATGAAGAGATTGTTGAAACTTTAGGAGAAAGAATTTTAGGTCGTGTTTCATTACATGATGTGTATAACCCAATGACTGAAGAGTTAATTCTTCAAGCGGGTCAGCAAATTATGGAAGTTGATGTTAAAAGAGTTGAAGCTTCTCCGGTTGAAAAAATCGAAGTTCGCTCAGCACTTACATGTGAGGCTGAAAAAGGAATTTGTGCTAAATGTTATGGTAGAAACCTTTCTACTAATAAGATGGTTCAAAGAGGTGAAGCTGTTGGTGTTGTTGCTGCTCAATCAATTGGGGAGCCAGGTACACAACTTACACTTAGAACATTCCACGTAGGTGGTATTGCAGGTAACATTTCTGAAGATAATAAACTAGAAGTAAGATTCTCTGGTGTTGCTGAGATCGAAGATTTAAGAACAGTAACTGGAGAAGGTTCAGACGGTAAACCTGCTGTAATCGTAATTTCTAGAACTAGTGAAATAAAAGTAGTAGATGCTAAAACAGGTATTACTTTAAGTACAAGTAATATTCCTTACGGTTCTCAATTATTTGTTGAAAACGGAGCTAAGGTTACTAAGGGTGATGTTATTTGTTCTTGGGATCCATATAACGGTGTTATCGTTTCAGAATTCCCAGGTAAGATAGCTTATGAGAATATTGAGCAAGGTATTACTTATCAAGTTGAAATTGATGAGCAAACTGGTTTCCAAGAGAAAGTAATTTCTGAATCTAGAAACAAGAAGTTGATTCCAACATTATTGATTCAAGATGCTAAAGGTGAAACATTACGTTCGTATAACCTACCTGTAGGTTCTCACATTATGGTAGATGATGGCGATAAGATTAAAGAAGGTAAAATATTGGTTAAGATTCCACGTAAATCTGCAAAAGCAGGTGATATTACTGGGGGTCTTCCAAGAGTTACTGAATTATTCGAAGCGAGAAATCCATCAAACCCAGCTGTTGTATCTGAAATTGACGGTGTTGTTTCTTTTGGTAAGATAAAGAGAGGTAATAGAGAAATCATCATTGAGTCTAAATTAGGTGAGGTGAAGAAATATCTAGTGAAACTTTCTAATCAAATCTTAGTTCAAGAGAACGATTATGTACGAGCAGGTATGCCATTATCAGATGGTTCAATTACTCCAGAAGATATCTTGAAAATTAAAGGTCCTTCTGCAGTACAGCAGTACTTAGTAAACGAAGTTCAGGAAGTTTATAGACTTCAAGGTGTGAAGATTAATGATAAGCATTTCGAAGTAGTTGTTAGACAGATGATGCGTAAAGTAAGAATTCAAGATCCGGGTGATACTATCTTCTTAGAGAATCAATTGATTCATAAAGATGATTTCATAATGGAGAATGATGGAATCTTTGGTAAGAAAGTAGTAATGGAAGCAGGTGATTCTGATAACCTTAAACCAGGTCAAATTGTAACTCCAAGAGAGTTGAGAGATGAAAATTCTTTATTGAGACGTGGTGATAAGGCATTGGTTGAAGCAAGAGATGCTGTATCAGCAACTGCTACTCCGATTCTACAAGGTATTACTAGAGCATCGTTACAGACGAAATCATTTATCTCTGCTGCATCGTTCCAAGAAACGACTAAAGTGTTGAATGAAGCTGCTGTAAGTGGTAAGATTGATACATTAGAAGGTCTTAAGGAAAATGTAATCGTTGGTCATAAAATTCCGGCTGGTACGGGTATGAGAGACTACGAAAGCATTATCGTTGGATCCAAAGAAGAATATGATGAAATAATGGCCAGAAAAGAGGCATTAAGATTCTAA
- a CDS encoding DUF3467 domain-containing protein, giving the protein MSDNKNPNQKQINIELDEKMAEGIYSNLAIINHSVSEFVVDFISMMPGAPKAKVKSRIILTPQHAKKFLKALNDNVQRFEKANGTIKDYEQPSIPMNFGPTGEA; this is encoded by the coding sequence ATGAGTGACAATAAAAATCCGAATCAAAAACAAATTAATATTGAATTGGATGAGAAGATGGCAGAAGGTATTTATTCCAATCTAGCCATTATTAATCATTCAGTTTCTGAATTTGTAGTTGATTTCATAAGTATGATGCCTGGAGCTCCAAAGGCTAAGGTGAAGAGTAGAATTATACTTACCCCGCAACATGCTAAAAAGTTTTTAAAAGCATTGAATGATAATGTACAACGGTTTGAAAAAGCTAATGGTACTATAAAGGATTATGAACAACCTTCGATACCTATGAATTTTGGTCCGACTGGAGAAGCATAA
- a CDS encoding peptide chain release factor 3, whose protein sequence is MTFKQEIERRRTFGIISHPDAGKTTLTEKLLLFGGAIQEAGAVKNNKIKKTATSDFMEIERQRGISVATSVLAFNYKDKKINILDTPGHKDFAEDTFRTLTAVDSVIVVIDVAKGVEEQTVKLVEVCRMRKIPILVFINKMDREGQDAFDLLDELEQKLGLSVTPLSFPIGMGYDFKGIYNIFEKNINLFSGDNKKNIEETIAFDDVTNPELDKIIGNKAATELRENLELVWGVYPSFDKELYLKGEQQPVFFGSALNNFGVRELLDCFIQIAPTPRSKNAEERLVAANEKEMTGFVFKIHANMDPKHRDRLAFIKIVSGTFERNKPYLHVRNGKNLKFSSPNAFFAEKKEIVDISYPGDIVGLHDTGNFKIGDTLTEGEILHYKGIPSFSPEHFRYINNADPMKSKQLNKGIDQLMDEGVAQLFTLELNGRKIIGTVGALQFEVIQYRLEHEYGAKCSYENFNVHKACWVGTENRKTDEFKEFERVKQKFLAKDKKGQLVFLADSQFSLQMTQQKYPSVKFHFTSEFE, encoded by the coding sequence ATGACCTTTAAGCAAGAAATAGAACGTAGAAGAACCTTCGGAATAATTTCTCACCCAGATGCAGGTAAAACTACACTAACTGAAAAATTATTACTTTTTGGTGGTGCGATTCAAGAAGCAGGCGCTGTTAAGAATAATAAAATTAAAAAGACAGCAACTAGTGATTTCATGGAAATTGAAAGACAAAGAGGTATTTCGGTTGCCACTTCTGTTCTTGCATTTAACTACAAGGATAAAAAAATCAACATACTAGATACGCCTGGTCATAAGGATTTCGCTGAAGATACTTTTAGAACATTAACTGCAGTAGATAGTGTTATTGTTGTAATCGATGTTGCAAAAGGTGTTGAGGAACAAACAGTTAAATTGGTTGAAGTTTGTCGAATGCGTAAAATACCAATATTGGTGTTTATAAATAAAATGGACAGGGAAGGTCAAGATGCTTTTGACCTACTTGACGAATTAGAACAAAAACTAGGTCTTTCTGTAACTCCGCTAAGTTTCCCTATTGGTATGGGATATGACTTTAAAGGCATTTACAATATTTTCGAAAAGAATATTAATCTATTTAGTGGCGATAATAAAAAGAACATTGAAGAAACAATAGCATTTGATGATGTAACTAATCCTGAATTGGATAAAATTATAGGAAACAAGGCCGCAACTGAACTAAGAGAAAACCTAGAATTGGTTTGGGGTGTCTACCCAAGTTTCGATAAAGAGCTTTATTTAAAAGGAGAACAGCAACCTGTATTTTTTGGTTCTGCATTAAATAACTTCGGAGTAAGAGAGCTCTTAGATTGCTTTATTCAAATTGCCCCTACTCCACGTTCAAAGAATGCTGAAGAACGACTTGTAGCAGCGAACGAAAAAGAAATGACAGGGTTTGTCTTTAAAATTCACGCCAATATGGACCCCAAGCACAGAGACCGTCTTGCATTTATAAAAATTGTCTCTGGTACTTTTGAACGTAACAAACCATATTTACATGTAAGAAATGGTAAAAACTTAAAATTCTCTAGTCCGAATGCATTTTTTGCCGAAAAGAAAGAAATAGTAGACATCTCATACCCTGGAGACATTGTAGGGCTTCATGACACTGGTAATTTTAAAATAGGTGATACATTAACCGAAGGAGAAATTTTGCACTACAAAGGTATTCCTAGCTTCTCTCCTGAACACTTTAGATATATCAACAATGCTGACCCTATGAAGTCTAAACAACTTAATAAGGGCATTGACCAGTTGATGGATGAAGGTGTCGCACAATTATTCACCTTAGAACTAAATGGAAGAAAAATAATTGGAACTGTCGGTGCTTTACAGTTTGAAGTGATACAATATAGGCTTGAGCATGAATATGGAGCTAAATGTAGCTACGAAAACTTTAATGTACACAAAGCCTGTTGGGTAGGTACTGAAAATAGAAAAACAGATGAATTCAAAGAATTTGAACGCGTAAAGCAAAAATTCTTAGCAAAGGACAAAAAAGGACAACTGGTTTTTCTAGCAGACTCTCAATTTTCTTTGCAAATGACACAGCAAAAATATCCATCGGTAAAATTTCATTTTACTTCTGAATTTGAATAA
- a CDS encoding Ig-like domain-containing protein encodes MGKITFLKSNGFLLNKSKLFNICLVSFLFTLNLFGFKAEKINGDTIDYTVLTETCNELGSKEIRAEDLGIVYGIYDGSLVANNVDVSHKWGLPIGSVIVSMTGGSTFNSGLLMVRDGLNTTFTISGSVPVYIEAKHSELTASNSRDGIVSLDGVDYDFTTAVLASGLTSNIESDNYYIQNNTSHIIDEHERFTWESNSVANHIEFYTTSPFHSAVFLSLKPLVCQTNLDTDGDGVPDSTDLDDDNDGILDSVEDPNLDGDNNPLTNPLDSDDDGIPNHLDIDSDNDGIPDNVEAQTTDGYIAPNEDDAATYASNDGVNSAYPDGLTPVNTDDADNVDYLDLDSDNDSVPDNNEGNDFNFDGIPDQSYTGVDTDGDGLDDGYEGSDVNDGFDVNDEINDPANDLPDTDGTDDVNYRDLDDDGDGINTPDEDANNDGDPTNDDSDNDGTPDYLDPDSNPGPDTDGDGVADSADLDDDNDGILDSVEDPNLDGDNNPLTNPLDSDDDGIPNHLDIDSDNDGIPDNVEAQTTDGYIAPNDDDAATYASNDGVNSAYPDGLTPVNTDGTDNEDYIDLDSDNDSVPDNNEGNDFNFDGIPDQSYTGVDTDGDGLDDGYEGSDVNDGFDVNDEINDPANDLPDTDGTDDVNYRDLDDDGDGINTPDEDANNDGDPTNDDSDNDGTPDYLDPDSGTPVTLDVVDDSVATPIDSPVEIDILDNDFGIPADGTLTVTDPSNGTVEINDGGTPDDISDDTITYTPNDGFEGTDVIEYTVCDAEGNCDTATVTITVGEPVALDVVDDSVSTPIDTPIEIDILDNDFGIPSDGTLTVTDPSNGTVEINDGGTPDDISDDTITYTPNDGFEGTDVIEYIVCDAEGNCDTATVTITVGEPVALDVVDDSVSTPIDTPIEIDILDNDFGIPSDGTLTVTDPSNGTVEINDGGTPDDISDDTITYTPNDGFEGTDVIEYIVCDAEGNCDTATVTITVGEPVALDVVDDSVSTPIDTPIEIDILDNDFGIPSDGTLTVTDPSNGTVEINDGGTPDDISDDTITYTPNDGFEGTDVIEYTVCDTEGNCDTATVEITIVDNNPTETDDNPIEVNQMVTPNGDGRNEFLFIRGVDKIRSSTLKIFNRWGVAVYEGENYNNQNNVFDGRSRGRSTLSTDDYLPAGIYFYIFDYTTFEGESKVDSEYLYISR; translated from the coding sequence ATGGGTAAAATTACTTTTTTAAAATCTAATGGATTTTTGTTGAATAAATCTAAATTGTTTAACATTTGTCTTGTATCATTTTTATTTACACTGAATTTATTTGGCTTTAAGGCTGAAAAGATAAATGGAGATACTATTGATTATACAGTTTTAACAGAAACTTGCAATGAACTTGGCTCGAAGGAGATTCGTGCTGAAGACTTAGGCATCGTTTACGGTATTTATGATGGTAGTTTGGTTGCAAATAATGTAGATGTAAGTCACAAGTGGGGATTACCCATTGGAAGTGTTATTGTCTCTATGACTGGAGGTAGTACTTTTAATTCAGGATTACTTATGGTTCGTGATGGGTTAAATACCACTTTTACAATATCAGGGTCAGTCCCGGTTTACATTGAAGCTAAGCATTCAGAGCTAACTGCTTCAAATAGTAGAGATGGAATAGTTTCTTTGGATGGTGTGGATTATGATTTCACTACTGCTGTTTTAGCAAGTGGTTTAACTTCTAATATTGAGAGTGATAATTATTATATTCAAAATAATACAAGTCATATTATTGATGAACATGAAAGGTTTACATGGGAGTCTAATTCAGTTGCTAATCATATTGAGTTTTATACAACTTCTCCTTTTCATAGTGCTGTTTTTTTAAGTTTAAAACCTTTGGTATGTCAAACTAATCTTGATACCGACGGGGACGGAGTTCCTGACAGTACTGATCTTGATGATGACAACGATGGTATATTGGATAGTGTTGAGGATCCTAATTTAGATGGTGACAACAATCCGTTAACTAATCCATTGGATAGCGATGATGATGGAATACCTAACCATTTGGATATCGATAGTGACAATGACGGAATTCCAGATAATGTAGAGGCACAGACTACTGATGGTTATATAGCGCCTAACGAGGACGATGCTGCAACATATGCATCTAACGATGGTGTTAACAGTGCTTATCCAGATGGTCTTACACCTGTTAATACGGATGATGCCGATAATGTAGACTATCTTGATTTAGATAGTGATAACGATTCTGTACCTGATAACAACGAAGGCAATGATTTTAATTTTGATGGAATCCCTGATCAAAGCTATACAGGTGTCGATACTGATGGTGATGGTTTGGACGATGGTTATGAAGGTTCAGATGTAAACGACGGTTTCGATGTCAACGATGAGATCAACGACCCAGCTAACGATCTACCTGATACCGATGGTACAGACGATGTAAACTATAGGGATTTGGACGATGACGGTGATGGAATTAATACACCTGACGAGGATGCGAACAACGATGGTGACCCTACCAACGACGATAGTGATAATGATGGTACTCCTGATTATTTAGACCCAGACAGTAATCCTGGTCCAGATACTGATGGCGATGGAGTAGCCGATAGTGCTGATCTTGATGATGACAACGATGGTATATTGGATAGTGTTGAGGATCCTAATTTAGATGGTGACAACAATCCGTTAACTAATCCATTGGATAGCGATGATGATGGAATACCTAACCATTTGGATATCGATAGTGATAACGATGGAATTCCAGATAATGTTGAGGCACAGACTACTGATGGTTATATAGCACCTAACGATGACGATGCTGCAACATATGCATCTAACGATGGTGTAAATAGTGCTTATCCAGATGGACTTACACCTGTAAATACAGATGGAACGGATAATGAAGATTATATTGATTTGGACAGTGATAATGATTCTGTTCCTGATAACAACGAAGGCAATGATTTTAACTTTGATGGAATCCCTGATCAAAGCTATACAGGTGTCGATACTGATGGTGATGGTTTGGACGATGGTTATGAAGGTTCAGATGTAAACGACGGTTTCGATGTCAACGATGAGATCAACGACCCAGCTAACGATCTACCTGATACCGATGGTACAGACGATGTAAACTATAGGGATTTGGACGATGACGGTGATGGAATTAATACACCTGACGAGGATGCGAACAACGATGGTGACCCTACCAACGACGATAGTGATAATGATGGTACTCCTGATTATTTAGATCCAGATAGTGGTACTCCAGTTACTTTAGATGTCGTAGACGATTCTGTAGCAACACCTATCGATTCTCCAGTAGAAATAGATATTTTAGATAATGATTTTGGTATTCCTGCCGATGGTACGCTGACTGTAACGGATCCATCAAATGGTACTGTTGAAATTAATGATGGAGGAACTCCCGATGATATTTCAGATGATACCATTACATATACACCGAACGATGGTTTTGAAGGAACCGATGTAATAGAGTATACTGTATGTGATGCGGAAGGAAACTGTGATACGGCAACTGTTACAATTACTGTAGGAGAACCGGTAGCTCTAGATGTTGTAGACGATTCTGTATCTACACCGATAGATACTCCAATCGAAATAGATATTTTAGATAACGATTTTGGTATCCCTAGCGATGGTACGTTAACTGTAACAGATCCATCAAATGGAACCGTTGAAATCAATGATGGAGGAACTCCTGATGATATTTCAGATGATACGATTACATATACACCGAACGATGGTTTTGAAGGAACCGATGTAATAGAGTATATTGTATGTGATGCGGAAGGAAACTGTGATACGGCAACTGTTACAATTACTGTAGGAGAACCGGTAGCTCTAGATGTTGTAGATGATTCTGTATCTACACCGATAGATACTCCAATCGAAATAGATATTTTAGATAATGATTTTGGTATTCCTAGCGATGGTACGTTAACTGTAACAGATCCATCAAATGGAACCGTTGAAATCAATGATGGAGGAACTCCTGATGATATTTCAGATGATACGATTACATATACACCGAACGATGGTTTTGAAGGAACCGATGTAATAGAGTATATTGTATGTGATGCGGAAGGAAACTGTGATACGGCAACTGTTACAATTACTGTAGGAGAACCGGTAGCTCTAGATGTTGTAGATGATTCTGTATCTACACCGATAGATACTCCAATCGAAATAGATATTTTAGATAATGATTTTGGTATTCCTAGCGATGGTACGCTGACTGTAACGGATCCATCAAATGGTACTGTTGAAATCAATGATGGGGGAACTCCCGATGATATTTCAGATGATACGATTACATATACACCGAACGATGGTTTTGAAGGAACCGATGTAATAGAGTATACTGTATGTGATACGGAAGGAAACTGTGATACGGCAACGGTAGAAATTACAATTGTAGACAATAATCCTACAGAAACAGATGACAACCCTATCGAAGTGAATCAAATGGTAACGCCAAATGGTGATGGTAGAAATGAGTTCTTATTCATTAGAGGTGTAGATAAAATTCGTAGTAGTACTTTAAAGATTTTTAATAGATGGGGTGTTGCAGTCTATGAAGGTGAAAATTATAATAATCAAAATAATGTATTTGATGGTAGATCAAGAGGTAGATCTACGTTAAGCACTGATGATTATCTTCCAGCTGGAATATATTTCTATATATTTGATTATACTACCTTTGAAGGAGAAAGCAAAGTAGATAGTGAATATCTTTATATTAGTAGATAA
- a CDS encoding type IX secretion system membrane protein PorP/SprF, producing the protein MNIKNKFLILFGGLLLMFSSANAQQDAQYTQYMFNTMSVNPAYAGSRGQLSITGLYRSQWVGLEGAPKTQTLNIQSPIRNSKLGYGLSIVNDEIGNGVVQETYFDAVISYTIDVSAEGKLSFGLKAGGNLLNLDFNQLRNFDSEPVDSDNIENRFSPNVGVGLYYHSNAFYAGLSAPNLFQTEHFDNSQRDANSVQFLSKERINFYLITGYVFDLNGNLKFKPALLTKVVGGAPLQVDFSANFMFNEKFTFGAAYRWDAAVSAMAGFQISDQLMIGLAYDRETTDLGGTQFNDGSFEVLLRYELVKSFQRLVSPRFF; encoded by the coding sequence ATGAATATTAAAAATAAGTTTTTAATCCTGTTTGGAGGTTTGTTGCTAATGTTTAGTAGCGCCAATGCCCAGCAAGATGCGCAGTATACTCAGTATATGTTCAATACAATGAGCGTCAATCCTGCATATGCAGGCTCTAGAGGTCAGTTAAGTATAACAGGGTTATATCGATCGCAATGGGTCGGTTTGGAAGGAGCGCCCAAAACACAAACACTAAATATACAATCTCCTATTAGAAATAGTAAGCTAGGTTATGGTTTATCGATTGTAAATGATGAGATAGGAAACGGCGTTGTTCAAGAAACATACTTCGATGCTGTTATATCTTATACAATAGATGTATCGGCAGAGGGTAAATTGTCCTTTGGATTAAAAGCAGGGGGTAACTTGTTAAATTTAGATTTTAACCAGCTCCGTAATTTTGATTCGGAACCTGTAGATTCTGATAATATTGAAAATAGATTCTCACCAAATGTGGGTGTGGGTCTTTATTATCATTCCAATGCTTTTTATGCAGGACTTTCAGCTCCGAATTTATTTCAAACGGAACATTTTGATAACTCTCAAAGAGATGCTAACAGTGTTCAGTTTTTGTCTAAAGAGAGAATTAATTTTTATTTAATAACAGGGTACGTTTTTGATTTAAATGGAAATTTAAAATTTAAACCAGCTTTACTTACAAAAGTGGTTGGTGGAGCACCATTACAGGTTGATTTTTCTGCAAACTTCATGTTTAATGAGAAATTTACTTTTGGTGCAGCATATAGATGGGATGCAGCAGTAAGTGCAATGGCCGGCTTCCAAATTTCAGATCAATTAATGATTGGTTTAGCATACGATAGAGAAACAACAGATTTAGGAGGTACTCAATTTAACGACGGATCATTTGAAGTTCTCTTGAGATATGAATTGGTAAAATCTTTTCAAAGATTGGTTTCACCTCGTTTTTTCTAA